In Paenibacillus hexagrammi, the following are encoded in one genomic region:
- a CDS encoding IS3 family transposase, which produces MVTNLESGGAQDKYYVIDELKEQQSVKELCSYLGVSRSGYYAYVKRRTTDPDGELKLKILAIYEQRKKILGYRRIQDELYRQHNLIVNHKKVLRLMQELGIKSIIRRKYKYQTSHEAAISDGRVAENLLKRNFHADGPNQKWVTDVTQYRVFDDRVYLSAIKDLWNGEIVAYHISNRNDNPLVLDTFRKAFKAHKDVSGLIVHSDQGSQYTSHAYHDMLPKVGARISMSRRGNCYDNASMESFFSHLKVEALYPYDIRSIEEVQRRIEEFIRFYNEERAQKKLNKLTPVEYRRQLVA; this is translated from the coding sequence GTGGTTACAAATCTTGAGTCGGGAGGTGCACAAGATAAATACTACGTCATAGATGAGTTGAAGGAGCAGCAAAGCGTGAAAGAGTTATGTTCTTATTTGGGAGTAAGCAGAAGTGGTTACTACGCCTATGTAAAGCGTAGGACAACAGATCCTGATGGAGAACTAAAGCTCAAAATCTTGGCGATCTACGAGCAGCGTAAGAAGATTCTAGGGTACCGCCGTATTCAAGATGAGTTGTATCGTCAGCATAACCTTATCGTCAATCATAAGAAGGTTTTGCGCCTTATGCAAGAACTTGGCATCAAGTCAATTATCCGCCGCAAATATAAGTATCAAACGAGTCATGAAGCAGCTATATCCGACGGGAGAGTGGCCGAGAACTTGCTAAAGCGGAACTTCCATGCCGACGGTCCAAATCAAAAGTGGGTTACAGATGTTACGCAATATCGTGTGTTCGATGATCGGGTCTACTTATCGGCCATAAAGGATCTCTGGAACGGCGAAATTGTGGCTTATCACATCAGTAACCGTAACGACAATCCGCTTGTATTAGATACGTTTAGAAAAGCATTTAAAGCGCATAAAGACGTGTCTGGATTGATCGTTCACAGCGATCAAGGAAGCCAGTACACGTCTCATGCTTACCACGACATGCTGCCAAAGGTTGGCGCCCGAATCAGCATGTCCCGCCGAGGCAATTGTTATGATAATGCCTCTATGGAAAGTTTCTTCTCTCATTTGAAAGTGGAAGCTCTCTATCCCTATGATATCCGAAGTATCGAGGAAGTACAAAGGCGAATTGAGGAATTTATTCGATTTTATAACGAGGAAAGAGCACAGAAAAAACTAAACAAGCTGACTCCGGTTGAGTACCGGCGCCAGCTTGTTGCCTAG
- the tuf gene encoding elongation factor Tu, producing MAKAKFERNKPHVNIGTIGHVDHGKTTLTAAITTVLSKRYGGAAVAFDQIDKAPEERERGITISTAHVEYETPNRHYAHVDCPGHADYVKNMITGAAQMDGAILVVSAADGPMPQTREHILLSRQVGVPYIVVFLNKCDMVEDEELLELVEMEVRDLLNEYEFPGDDTPIIRGAAREALQNPDGAWADKIVELFEQIDTYIPTPERDTDKPFLMPVEDVFSITGRGTVATGRVERGTVKVQDEVEIVGIAEETRKCVVTGVEMFRKLLDSAQAGDNIGALLRGVDRKDIERGQVLAKVGSVKPHTDFSAQIYVLTKEEGGRHKPFFTGYRPQFYFRTTDVTGIINLPEGTEMVMPGDNITVTVQLINPIAIEEGTRFAIREGGRTVGAGAVATIQK from the coding sequence ATGGCAAAGGCTAAATTTGAACGTAACAAACCGCATGTTAACATCGGTACTATCGGTCACGTTGACCATGGTAAAACAACTTTGACTGCTGCGATTACAACTGTATTGTCCAAAAGATACGGTGGAGCTGCAGTAGCATTCGATCAAATCGATAAAGCTCCAGAAGAGCGCGAGCGCGGTATCACAATCTCCACAGCTCACGTTGAGTACGAAACTCCTAACCGTCACTACGCACACGTTGACTGCCCAGGTCACGCCGACTATGTTAAAAACATGATCACTGGTGCTGCACAAATGGACGGAGCAATCCTGGTTGTATCCGCAGCTGACGGCCCAATGCCACAAACTCGCGAGCACATCCTGTTGTCCCGTCAGGTAGGCGTACCTTACATCGTAGTATTCTTGAACAAATGTGACATGGTTGAAGACGAAGAGTTGCTTGAACTGGTTGAAATGGAAGTTCGTGACCTTCTGAACGAGTACGAGTTCCCAGGCGATGACACTCCAATCATCCGCGGTGCTGCTCGTGAAGCTCTTCAAAATCCAGATGGCGCTTGGGCTGATAAAATCGTTGAGCTCTTCGAGCAAATCGATACTTATATCCCTACTCCAGAACGCGACACTGACAAGCCTTTCCTTATGCCGGTTGAGGATGTATTCTCCATCACTGGTCGTGGAACAGTTGCTACAGGCCGTGTAGAGCGTGGTACTGTTAAAGTACAAGACGAAGTTGAAATCGTTGGTATCGCTGAAGAAACTCGCAAATGCGTCGTAACAGGCGTAGAGATGTTCCGCAAATTGCTTGACTCCGCTCAAGCTGGCGACAACATCGGAGCTCTTCTTCGTGGTGTAGACCGTAAAGATATCGAGCGTGGACAAGTTCTTGCAAAAGTGGGTTCCGTTAAACCTCACACTGACTTTTCTGCTCAAATCTACGTTCTGACTAAAGAAGAGGGTGGCCGTCATAAGCCTTTCTTCACAGGCTACCGTCCACAATTCTACTTCCGTACAACTGATGTAACTGGTATCATCAACCTTCCAGAAGGTACTGAGATGGTTATGCCTGGTGATAACATCACTGTTACTGTACAACTGATCAACCCAATCGCAATCGAAGAAGGAACTCGCTTCGCGATTCGTGAAGGCGGACGTACAGTTGGTGCGGGCGCGGTTGCTACAATCCAAAAGTAA
- a CDS encoding helix-turn-helix domain-containing protein yields MAIKGQTFRHYPESIKTEAIRLHEVEGWSYREITEHLGIYDKGRVKKWMSKYRECGEESFKDKRGGPFRAETEQERLIRQLQLEVDVLKKWLQILSREVHKINTTS; encoded by the coding sequence ATGGCGATCAAAGGACAAACGTTTAGACATTATCCAGAATCCATCAAGACAGAGGCTATTCGTTTACATGAGGTGGAGGGTTGGAGCTACCGAGAAATCACAGAACATTTGGGGATATATGATAAGGGACGGGTCAAGAAGTGGATGAGTAAATACCGTGAGTGCGGCGAAGAAAGTTTTAAGGACAAGCGTGGAGGCCCCTTTCGAGCAGAGACAGAGCAAGAGCGACTAATTCGACAGTTGCAATTAGAGGTAGATGTGCTAAAAAAGTGGTTACAAATCTTGAGTCGGGAGGTGCACAAGATAAATACTACGTCATAG
- the rpsJ gene encoding 30S ribosomal protein S10 produces the protein MAKQKIRIRLKAYDHRIIDQSAEKIVETAKRSGAGVSGPIPLPTEKQIITILRAVHKYKDSREQFEMRTHKRLIDIVNPTPQTVDALMRLDLPSGVDIEIKL, from the coding sequence ATGGCAAAGCAAAAGATTCGTATCCGTTTGAAAGCTTATGATCACAGAATTATTGATCAATCAGCTGAGAAAATCGTGGAAACTGCCAAGCGTTCCGGTGCAGGTGTATCCGGTCCGATTCCGCTTCCTACAGAGAAGCAAATCATCACGATTCTTCGTGCGGTACACAAGTACAAGGATTCGCGTGAGCAATTCGAAATGCGTACGCATAAGCGTCTTATCGATATTGTGAATCCAACACCACAAACAGTTGATGCTTTGATGAGACTGGACTTGCCGTCTGGTGTAGACATCGAGATCAAACTGTAA
- the rplW gene encoding 50S ribosomal protein L23 yields MKNPRDIIKRPIITERTSDLMASKKYVFEVDMRANKTEIKQAIEAIFKVKVTNVNTLRMPAKPKRYGRHSGYTSEWKKAIVSLSAESKELEFFETV; encoded by the coding sequence ATGAAAAATCCACGCGACATTATCAAGCGCCCGATCATCACTGAGCGTACAAGCGACCTGATGGCTAGTAAGAAATACGTTTTCGAAGTGGATATGCGCGCTAACAAAACGGAAATCAAACAAGCTATCGAAGCTATTTTCAAAGTAAAAGTTACAAATGTAAACACACTGAGAATGCCAGCTAAGCCTAAACGTTATGGTCGTCACTCTGGTTACACTTCCGAATGGAAGAAAGCGATTGTGTCACTTAGCGCAGAAAGCAAAGAATTGGAATTCTTTGAAACGGTATAA
- the rplB gene encoding 50S ribosomal protein L2, with protein sequence MPVKKYKPTSPARRAMSVSTFEEITTSTPEKSLLAPLSKTAGRNNQGKITVRHHGGGHKRKYRIIDFKRTKDGIPGRVATIEYDPNRSANIALINYADGEKRYIIAPKGLKVNDQIVSGPQSDIKIGNALPLENIPVGTVIHNIELKPGKGGQMVRAAGTEAQLLGKEETYVTIRLSSGEVRKVLKVCRATIGSVGNEDHELVKIGKAGRNRWKGNRPQVRGVVMNPNDHPHGGGEGRAPIGRKSPMSPWGKPTLGYKTRKKNKASNKYIVRRRTK encoded by the coding sequence GTGCCAGTAAAAAAGTATAAACCAACCTCACCGGCTAGACGTGCCATGTCGGTTTCTACATTTGAAGAAATCACAACATCTACACCGGAGAAGTCCTTGCTTGCTCCTTTGAGCAAAACAGCTGGACGTAATAACCAAGGTAAAATTACTGTTCGTCATCACGGCGGTGGTCACAAACGTAAATACCGTATTATCGATTTCAAACGGACTAAAGATGGAATACCAGGACGCGTTGCTACGATTGAGTACGATCCAAACCGTTCTGCTAACATCGCTTTGATCAACTATGCTGATGGTGAGAAAAGATACATTATCGCTCCTAAAGGTCTAAAAGTGAACGATCAAATCGTATCTGGACCACAATCCGATATCAAAATTGGTAACGCGCTGCCGTTGGAAAACATTCCAGTTGGTACAGTTATCCACAACATTGAGTTGAAACCAGGTAAAGGTGGACAAATGGTTCGCGCAGCTGGAACCGAAGCTCAACTTCTTGGTAAAGAAGAAACTTACGTAACGATTCGCCTATCCTCTGGTGAAGTTCGTAAAGTATTGAAGGTTTGCCGTGCGACTATCGGATCTGTAGGTAACGAAGATCACGAGCTCGTGAAAATCGGTAAAGCTGGACGTAACCGTTGGAAAGGTAATCGCCCTCAAGTTCGTGGGGTTGTAATGAACCCTAACGATCACCCACACGGTGGTGGTGAAGGACGCGCGCCAATCGGACGTAAATCACCAATGTCTCCATGGGGTAAACCGACTCTTGGTTACAAAACTCGTAAAAAGAACAAAGCATCCAACAAATACATCGTGCGTCGTCGTACGAAGTAA
- the rpsS gene encoding 30S ribosomal protein S19 produces the protein MGRSLKKGPFIDGYLLKKVEDMNASSKKVVIKTWSRRSTIFPQFVGHTFGVYDGRKHVPVYVTEDMVGHKLGEFAPTRTYKGHDDDKKTGKR, from the coding sequence ATGGGTCGCAGCTTAAAGAAAGGTCCATTTATCGATGGATACTTACTGAAAAAAGTAGAAGACATGAACGCATCCAGCAAGAAAGTTGTTATTAAAACCTGGTCCCGTCGTTCTACGATTTTCCCGCAATTCGTTGGTCACACTTTCGGCGTGTATGATGGAAGAAAACACGTGCCTGTGTATGTTACTGAAGATATGGTAGGACATAAGCTTGGTGAGTTCGCACCAACTCGTACTTACAAAGGTCATGACGACGATAAGAAAACAGGAAAACGCTAA